A region of Ficedula albicollis isolate OC2 chromosome 10, FicAlb1.5, whole genome shotgun sequence DNA encodes the following proteins:
- the KLHL25 gene encoding kelch-like protein 25, whose translation MSVSVHENRKSRTSTGSMNILLFHKASHPDCVLSHLNTLRKHCMFTDVTLWAGNRSFPCHRAVLAASSRYFEAMFSNGLRESLDDEVNFHDSLHPEVLELLLDFAYSSRIIINEENAESLLEAGDMLQFHDVRDAAAEFLEKNLYPSNCLGMMLLSDAHQCRRLYELSWRMCLVNFETVHKSEDFNNLSKDTLLDLISSDELEIEDEEKVFKAVMQWVKYDLDERKAYLPELLRNVRLALLPSECLKEALACEDLIMVDERNKLVLDEAIQCKKKILQNDGVVTSPCARPRKAGHTLLILGGQTFMCDKIYQVDHKAKEIIPKADLPSPRKEFSACAIGCKVYITGGRGSENGVSKDVWVYDTVHEEWSKAAPMLIARFGHGSAELENCLYVVGGHTAVAGVFPASPSVSLKQVEKYDPISNKWMMVAPLRDGVSNAAVVSARLKLFVFGGTSIHRDMVSKVQCYDPAENRWTIKAECPQPWRYTAAAVLGSQIFIMGGDTEFTAASAYRFDCETDQWTRIGDMTAKRMSCHALASGNKLYVVGGYFGTQRCKTLDCYDPMSDTWNCITTVPYSLIPTAFVSTWKHLPS comes from the coding sequence ATGTCTGTCAGCGTCCACGAGAACCGTAAATCCCGCACCAGCACCGGCTCCATGAACATCTTGCTTTTTCACAAGGCCTCGCACCCCGACTGCGTCCTGTCGCACCTGAACACGCTGCGGAAGCACTGCATGTTCACCGACGTCACCCTGTGGGCAGGGAACAGGTCCTTCCCGTGCCACcgggcagtgctggctgcttccagcaggTACTTCGAGGCCATGTTCAGCAATGGCCTCCGGGAGAGCCTGGATGACGAGGTGAACTTCCATGACAGCCTCCACCCcgaggtgctggagctgctgctggacttTGCTTACTCCTCTCGGATCATTATCAACGAGGAGAACGCGGAGTCCCTCCTGGAGGCTGGGGACATGCTGCAGTTCCATGATGTCCGAGATGCAGCGGCAGAGTTCCTGGAGAAGAACCTCTACCCTTCCAACTGCCTGGGCATGATGCTGCTCTCGGACGCTCATCAGTGCCGGCGGCTCTATGAGCTCTCCTGGAGGATGTGCCTGGTCAACTTTGAGACTGTTCACAAGAGCGAGGACTTCAACAACCTTTCCAAGGACACTTTGCTGGACCTCATCTCCAGTGATGAGCTGGAAATCGAGGATGAAGAAAAGGTCTTTAAGGCTGTCATGCAGTGGGTGAAATACGATCTGGATGAGCGGAAGGCTTATCTCCCAGAACTTCTGAGGAATGTTCGTCTGGCTTTGCTTCCCTCCGAATGCCTTAAGGAAGCTTTGGCTTGCGAGGACTTGATCATGGTGGATGAAAGGAACAAGCTTGTCCTGGATGAAGCTATTCAGTGCAAGAAGAAGATCCTCCAGAATGATGGGGTGGTCACCAGCCCCTGTGCTAGGCCTCGGAAAGCTGGGCACACCTTGCTGATCCTGGGAGGGCAGACCTTCATGTGTGATAAGATCTACCAAGTGGAtcacaaagcaaaggaaattatTCCCAAAGCAGACCTGCCGAGTCCACGGAAGGAGTTTAGTGCCTGCGCCATTGGCTGCAAAGTGTACATCACTGGAGGCAGGGGCTCAGAGAACGGAGTCTCCAAAGATGTTTGGGTTTATGACACCGTGCATGAGGAATGGTCCAAAGCTGCCCCGATGTTAATCGCTCGGTTTGGGCACGGCTCAGCCGAATTGGAAAACTGCCTGTATGTGGTTGGTGGACACACTGCAGTAGCTGGAGTCTTCCCTGCATCTCCTTCTGTTTCCTTGAAGCAAGTAGAGAAGTACGACCCCATATCCAACAAGTGGATGATGGTGGCTCCTTTGAGAGATGGAGTGAGCAATGCTGCGGTGGTGAGCGCCAGGCTCAAGCTCTTTGTCTTCGGTGGGACCAGCATCCACCGAGACATGGTGTCCAAAGTGCAGTGCTATGATCCAGCTGAGAACCGATGGACGATCAAAGCCGAGTGCCCGCAGCCCTGGCGCTACACGGCGGCCGCCGTCCTGGGCAGCCAGATTTTCATCATGGGAGGAGACACGGAGTTCACGGCAGCCTCCGCCTACCGCTTCGACTGCGAGACGGACCAGTGGACGCGCATCGGGGACATGACGGCCAAGCGCATGTCCTGCCACGCCCTGGCCTCGGGGAATAAACTCTACGTGGTAGGAGGTTACTTTGGCACCCAGAGGTGCAAAACGCTGGACTGCTATGACCCCATGTCAGACACGTGGAACTGTATCACCACCGTGCCTTACTCGCTCATCCCCACAGCTTTTGTCAGCACCTGGAAGCACTTGCCCTCGTGA